From the Amycolatopsis thermoflava N1165 genome, one window contains:
- a CDS encoding DUF6802 family protein — translation MWIDETGGVEPTDATTSDGDLEITVDGQTYTAEENMDLNHDGVNETVRLDNADGTITAYVDTDDDGHADQYVHTDTEGNVVELARYDETTGDWIADHDSDAGEPDATETGRAGEITADMSDGTVEVGPATVDSDNDGTADTAVVTDDQGNTRVFTDVDGDGQADVQTIITPEGETTTYQHTGPGEWTETTNGFTAEVPPDSDQLWGGSGAQTVEGVAKIDSGTGQWISQN, via the coding sequence GTGTGGATCGATGAGACCGGCGGGGTTGAGCCCACCGACGCCACGACCTCCGACGGTGACCTGGAGATCACGGTCGACGGGCAGACCTACACGGCCGAAGAGAACATGGACCTCAACCACGACGGGGTCAACGAGACGGTCCGCCTCGACAACGCCGACGGCACGATCACCGCGTACGTCGACACCGACGACGACGGGCACGCCGACCAGTACGTGCACACCGACACCGAGGGCAACGTCGTCGAGCTCGCCCGTTACGACGAGACCACCGGCGACTGGATCGCCGACCACGACTCCGACGCGGGCGAGCCGGACGCCACCGAGACCGGCCGCGCGGGCGAGATCACGGCCGACATGTCGGACGGCACCGTCGAGGTCGGCCCGGCCACTGTGGACAGCGACAACGACGGCACCGCCGACACCGCGGTCGTGACCGACGACCAGGGCAACACGCGCGTCTTCACCGACGTCGACGGCGACGGCCAGGCCGACGTGCAGACGATCATCACGCCCGAGGGCGAGACGACCACGTACCAGCACACGGGCCCCGGCGAGTGGACCGAGACGACGAACGGCTTCACCGCCGAGGTGCCGCCGGACAGCGACCAGCTGTGGGGCGGCAGCGGCGCGCAGACCGTCGAAGGGGTCGCGAAGATCGACTCCGGCACCGGGCAGTGGATCTCCCAGAACTGA